The Arcobacter lacus genome segment AACCATTTATCGGAATAGCTGCTATTTTATGTGGATTATTTATAGGATACAAATTTTTTATTCCAGAATATGAAATAGATTATAAAACGCAATTTAGTAGTTTAAAACAAGAGACTTTACCTGATGGTTCAAAACTTTCTATTGATACAAAATCGAATTTAGAAATAGAGTATTTCAAAGATAAAAGAAAAGTTTTTTTAGAAAATGGACAAGTTTTATTTGAAGTTGCAAAAGATAAATCAAGACCATTTTTAATAACTTCTGGAAAAACTTCAATAGAAGTAGTTGGTACAAAGTTTGAAGTTAAAAATTTAGAACATATTACAACTATTAGTGTTGAAGAAGGAGTTGTAAAAGTAAGTTTCAATAACCATACATTATTGCCAAATCAAGATATTTCACTTTTAAAAAAAGGTGAAAAAATAGTAATAAGTGATTTAGGAAAGATAACTTATCTTGGAAAAACAGATATAGAAGAGATTGCTCCTTGGAGAAATGATGAACTTATTTTTAGAAAAATCACTTTAAAAGAGGCTTTTGATACTTTTTCTAGATATCAAGATTTAGAAGTTGAATTTAAAAATAAAAATTTTGAAAATAAACTTTTTAGCGGAAAGTTTAATACTCTTGAAATAGACAAATTTTTATTTGCTATCCAAAAAATCTATCCTATCAAAATAGTAAAAAATGAAAACAAAATAACTGTAAATTAGTTATTTTGTCTGATTTTTTATATTTATACTTCAAAAAATCAATAAATTTTAAAATTTGTAAAAAATAGTGTCCGATTTTGGAGTTCTATTTCGTTTTAATTAATACGAAAACAATTCTCATAATTGTAATTTAATTAAAAAGGAAAATAGATGATGCATTTAAAGGCAAAAATTATAACTTCTGCTAGTGCAATACTACTTTGTGGTAGTTTACTTGCTCAAGAAGCTTATACAGTAAAAAATATGAGTTTGAAACAAGCTTTAGAAAAAATCTCAAAAGAGTCAAAACTTGCATATATTGTAGATGAAAGTTTAATAAGTGAAAAAACTGCTCCAAATATAGAAAATGTTCAAGGCTTAAAAAATGCACTAAATCAAGTACTAAGTGGTAGTGGACTTGAAGCAACGGTTGAAAATAATACTATTATCATAAAAAAGATAATTGGGCAAGGTACAGTTTTAGAGCCAATTTCAGTAAATGAAGGTTACAGTAATGGAAGTGCTGAAAATGGTTATGTAACAAAAGAGATAAGTGGAGTTGGAATTTGGGATAAAAGAACTTTACAAGATACTCCTTATCAAATGAGTGTTATTTCACAAGATATGATAGAAAATACGGCAAGTGGCATAGCACAAATATTTAAAATGAATCCTGTTGTTCAATTGAGTTATTTATCAACATCGGCACAAAGTTGGAATTCAAGTGGGATGAATATACGTGGGTTTTCTGCTGTAAATAATACGATATTTGATGGTGTTCCTTTATCTGGTACTTATACTGCATTGAGTCAAGATTTAGAAAGAGTAGAAATTTTAAATGGATTATCAGGATTTTTATATGGAGTTGGATATGTTGGTGGTGCAGTAAACTATATAACAAAAAAACCAACTTTAGAAAGACTTACAAATATTACACTAGGAACTACAGGAAATGAAGCAGCTTATGTGCATGCTGATTTAGGTGGAAAAATAGATGAAAAAGGAAAATTCACTTATAGATTAAATGCTTTTAAACAAGAAGGTGAAACTTCTATAAAAGATCAAAAAGTAGATAATTCTTTAGTTAGTGGAGCATTAGATTGGAGAGCTACAGATAATTTAATTTTATCTTTTGATGCTTCTCATAAAGAAATAAGAACAGATAAATTGACAGCTTCATTTAGTAGTAATCAATCGATAAATAATTTGGATCCAAAACAAGGTTATGCTCCTGATTGGACTTTTTCTGAAGGTTCTCAAGATAGGTTAGGGTTTAAATCTTTATGGCAAATCAATGATAATGTAAAACTTAGAACAGGATATATACATATTGAACAAGAAAATGAATTTAATCAACCTTATGTATATGATAATTATGATGGTACATATAGATTTAATTATTATAGATTATATCCTGATAAAGTAAAAGACCATGGAGCTTATGTTTATACAGACTTTGATTTTAATACTTTTGGAATTGAGCATACCTTAACTATTGGTAGTTCTGGAAATAAAAGAAAATCTTATACAATGGATAATCCTAGAGAATGGGTAAATTTAGGAAATTATAAATTAAATGAATTAAATAGTGTAGCAGAACCAACTTATTTAGGAAGTTCAAATAATAGAAAATATCTGTCAAGTCGTAATGAAAAAATAAATTTTATGATAGGTGATGATATTAGATTTAATGACCAGTGGAGTGCATTAGTTGGATTTAATTATGTTGAAACACAAACAGACAGTTATGATGTAAATGGAACAAGAACAAGTGGATATGATGCAAATGAAGTAACTCCTAGTTTATCTTTAATTTTTAAACCATTTGAAGATTTGACAACATATATTACTTATATGGAAGCTTTAGAAAATGGTACTATAGTAGGGAATACATATAAAAACTTTGGAGAAGTTTTTGACCCATATGTAAGTAAACAATACGAAATTGGAGCAAAATATTCGGTTTCAGAAAATCTACTTTTAAGTTCAGCGTTATTTAGAATAGAAAAAGCAAATTCTTATGAAGATTTAACAACATCTCCTAAAACACTTACACAAGATGGTTTAGTAATCCATGAAGGTTTAGAATTAACTGCAACTGGAAAAGTAACAGATAATTTAACAATTGTTGGTGGTGGAACAATTATGGATTTAGAAGTAGATAAAGCAAATGCTAATGTAGGTAAAAAACCAACAAATGTAGCTTCTAAAATGGCAAAACTTTATGCAGAGTATAATATTCCTATGGTTAAAGGTTTAACTGTGACTGGTGGAGCATATTATACAGGAGAGTCTTATCGAGATGGAGCAAATACAGATGTTATACCTTCTTACACGGTTTATGATGGAGGACTTAGATACAAAACTAAGTTAGATAAATATCCTACGACTTTTATAATGAATGTTACAAATTTAACAGATAAAAAATATTGGAGAAGTCCAACATCATTTGGTGAGCCAAGAAATCTTGCACTTTCTATGAAAATGGAGTTTTAAAATATAAAGAGAGTTTTCTCTCTTTATTAGAAGATTAGTTCATGGGTTCTATTACCTTACATTTCCTTTTGGTAATTATGATTAGTCTCATCTAGAGCCCATGACTTAGTTTTTTTACTTTAATAGTAATTTATAAATAATTATTTAGTTTCTAAAACTTTTTCTGTACAAACAGTGATTGCTTTTGTAACAATATCACTACTAATATTTGCAATTGATTGAACAGTTGAAGCTTGAGTACATAACTCTTTTGCTTTATCCATAGATGAAACAGCAGTATTGTTCGATTTTACAGCAGTTGCTAGTTTTTCACCTAATGCATCAGATGTTAATCCAGCTGATTCAGTAGCTGTCTTTGTAAGTGATTTTGCATCAGTATCTCCATTTAACGCAGCTGTTCCTGCATTTTTTAATGCTCCTCCAATATCAAAAGCTAAAAGTGCTGAAACTGATAAAGCAGTTACAAAAATAATTTTTTTCATATAATAATCCTTAAAATAAAGTTGTGAATTGTACCTATTCTTTATTTAAAAAGCTTTTTAGGGGATTAAAAATTATTCAATTTTTTCATTCCCACCAAAAACACTATATAGATTTACTCTATTTGTAAGTTCTGAAAGATAGTTATTTATAAGAGTTTGTTGAGCATTTATAAGTGTTCTTTGAGAAGTTAAAACATTTAAAAAAGAACCAATACCTATTTTATATGAGTTCAAAGATATCTCATAACTTTTTGATACAGCTTCTACTAGCTCTTTTTGTTTTTCGATTTGTTCATTTATAGTTTTTCTGATAACTAAAGCATCATTTACTTCTTTAAACGCAGTTTG includes the following:
- a CDS encoding FecR family protein; amino-acid sequence: MEDKIKDKAIHWVACKKEGLTSEQQKQFEIWLKEDEKHQKAFEEANLVYSIFQNIPKNHTQTLSKNALKEAKKIKFVEKTLKPFIGIAAILCGLFIGYKFFIPEYEIDYKTQFSSLKQETLPDGSKLSIDTKSNLEIEYFKDKRKVFLENGQVLFEVAKDKSRPFLITSGKTSIEVVGTKFEVKNLEHITTISVEEGVVKVSFNNHTLLPNQDISLLKKGEKIVISDLGKITYLGKTDIEEIAPWRNDELIFRKITLKEAFDTFSRYQDLEVEFKNKNFENKLFSGKFNTLEIDKFLFAIQKIYPIKIVKNENKITVN
- a CDS encoding TonB-dependent siderophore receptor, with translation MMHLKAKIITSASAILLCGSLLAQEAYTVKNMSLKQALEKISKESKLAYIVDESLISEKTAPNIENVQGLKNALNQVLSGSGLEATVENNTIIIKKIIGQGTVLEPISVNEGYSNGSAENGYVTKEISGVGIWDKRTLQDTPYQMSVISQDMIENTASGIAQIFKMNPVVQLSYLSTSAQSWNSSGMNIRGFSAVNNTIFDGVPLSGTYTALSQDLERVEILNGLSGFLYGVGYVGGAVNYITKKPTLERLTNITLGTTGNEAAYVHADLGGKIDEKGKFTYRLNAFKQEGETSIKDQKVDNSLVSGALDWRATDNLILSFDASHKEIRTDKLTASFSSNQSINNLDPKQGYAPDWTFSEGSQDRLGFKSLWQINDNVKLRTGYIHIEQENEFNQPYVYDNYDGTYRFNYYRLYPDKVKDHGAYVYTDFDFNTFGIEHTLTIGSSGNKRKSYTMDNPREWVNLGNYKLNELNSVAEPTYLGSSNNRKYLSSRNEKINFMIGDDIRFNDQWSALVGFNYVETQTDSYDVNGTRTSGYDANEVTPSLSLIFKPFEDLTTYITYMEALENGTIVGNTYKNFGEVFDPYVSKQYEIGAKYSVSENLLLSSALFRIEKANSYEDLTTSPKTLTQDGLVIHEGLELTATGKVTDNLTIVGGGTIMDLEVDKANANVGKKPTNVASKMAKLYAEYNIPMVKGLTVTGGAYYTGESYRDGANTDVIPSYTVYDGGLRYKTKLDKYPTTFIMNVTNLTDKKYWRSPTSFGEPRNLALSMKMEF